The following proteins are co-located in the Paroedura picta isolate Pp20150507F chromosome 18, Ppicta_v3.0, whole genome shotgun sequence genome:
- the CFAP161 gene encoding cilia- and flagella-associated protein 161 yields the protein MFNFNLRTSKSGRAYSPGVLIANWNEDVYLEEDLLKDFIYRRERGELLIQRSNKLKENLYKKEQLSISKDGFLHFGDTVMLVSPDKKKPAMEDFPCERGNLSLAVTPEEMAVHALDGLPSPCGLSAIRNTAPMGRNTFQILSIEGESMGEPIRFGQNFGLGITGGFHDRMLFLVSDHKTFRNMAKKSLLQAVSLRDELSYLASWQATYLDPQLRLEYEGFPVPANSKILITHCHTNQALAVPRNVWIRTYFGKEYEVVCHTYLDSHKAEEDKNYWVVVTGNPSSEATTMLDRPQPPTGVTQEKSSEVQAET from the exons ATGTTCAACTTCAACCTGAGGACCAGCAAGAGCGGAAGGGCCTACAGTCCGGGGGTGCTGATTGCCAACTGGAACGAGGATGTCTACTTGGAAGAG GATCTCCTGAAAGACTTTATATAtagaagagaaaggggagaacTTTTAATCCAGAGATCAAATAAACTGAAAGAAAACCTATACAAAAAG GAGCAGCTGTCCATTTCAAAAGATGGGTTCCTTCACTTTGGAGACACGGTTATGCTGGTGAGTCCCGACAAGAAGAAACCAGCCATGGAGGATTTCCCTTGCGAAAGAGGAAACCTCTCCCTGGCAGTCACTCCTGAAGAAATGGCTGTCCATGCGCTGGATGGACTCCCGTCGCCCTGCGGGCTGAGCGCCATCCGAAACACAGCCCCAATGGGGCGGAACACCTTTCAGATTTTAAG TATCGAGGGAGAATCCATGGGAGAACCCATTCGCTTTGGGCAGAATTTCGGCCTGGGTATAACAGGAGGATTTCACGACCGAATG ctgtttCTAGTGAGTGACCACAAAACCTTTCGCAACATGGCAAAGAAGTCCCTCCTCCAAGCCGTGTCCCTGAGAGATGAGCTTTCGTACCTGGCTTCCTGGCAAGCGACTTACCTGGATCCACAGCTGCGTCTCGAATATGAAGGGTTCCCCGTGCCT GCAAACTCTAAGATTCTcatcacccactgccacaccaaccAAGCCTTAGCCGTTCCGAGGAACGTCTGGATCAG GACCTACTTTGGGAAGGAATACGAAGTCGTTTGTCACACCTATTTGGATTCTCACAAAGCCGAAGAAGATAAAAATTACTGGGTCGTGGTGACAGGGAACCCCAGCAGTGAAGCAACCACCATGCTTGACAGACCGCAGCCTCCTACAGGGGTGACTCAAGAGAAAAGCAGCGAAGTCCAAGCAGAGACTTAA